A segment of the Agrobacterium tumefaciens genome:
TTACTGTCATTTTCAGAAGACGACTGCACCAATTGACGGGGCGTAACGCCAGATGTGCAGGCGACTCCTGACAACGCAATATCAGAAGTCATCTGCACCAATCTCGACTATGCTCAATACTCGTGTGCACCAAAGCGAGGTGTGAGCATGGCGTCAGACACATCATTGATTGCCGAGCAAGGCGTGGCCACCCTGCCCGATGCGGCTTGGGCGCAGGCCCGGCAACGGGCGGAAATCATCGGGCCGCTGGCAGCGCTTGATGTGGTCGGGCATGAAGCCGCCGATGCCGCTGCTCACGCGCTTGGCCTGTCCAGGCGGCAGGTGTATGTCCTAATCCGCCGTGCCCGGCAAGGTGCTGGGCTTGTGACGGACC
Coding sequences within it:
- a CDS encoding NTP-binding protein, whose amino-acid sequence is MVQMTSDIALSGVACTSGVTPRQLVQSSSENDSKLARVFLAI